Proteins encoded in a region of the Cytobacillus pseudoceanisediminis genome:
- a CDS encoding energy-coupling factor ABC transporter ATP-binding protein, whose amino-acid sequence MNDNPIVEVSGVSFSYSGTEKKALHDINMKIGKGEFVLISGTSGSGKTTLAKCLNGIIPHLAEGNLAGEIVINGMNTQRVPMHDLASEIGMVFQNPEDQIFSIRVEDEIAFGVECQGCQQEVIRERVHYALKKLKLEDIKKQITFSLSGGKSKRSPLPATWLCSHLSLYWMILQPIWIR is encoded by the coding sequence ATGAATGACAATCCTATTGTTGAAGTAAGCGGGGTCAGTTTTTCTTATTCAGGCACGGAAAAGAAAGCACTACATGATATAAATATGAAGATAGGTAAGGGAGAATTTGTCCTTATCTCCGGTACCAGCGGAAGTGGAAAAACGACTTTAGCGAAATGTCTAAACGGAATCATACCCCATCTGGCAGAGGGGAATCTAGCAGGAGAAATCGTTATCAATGGAATGAATACTCAGCGTGTTCCTATGCATGACCTTGCCAGTGAGATTGGTATGGTCTTTCAAAATCCAGAGGATCAAATTTTCTCCATCCGGGTGGAGGATGAAATTGCCTTTGGAGTGGAATGTCAGGGCTGCCAGCAGGAAGTCATTCGGGAAAGAGTTCATTACGCGCTGAAAAAGCTAAAGCTTGAAGACATTAAGAAGCAAATTACCTTCTCATTATCAGGGGGCAAAAGCAAAAGGTCTCCATTGCCAGCAACCTGGCTATGCTCCCATCTATCCTTATATTGGATGATCCTACAACCGATCTGGATCCGGTAA
- a CDS encoding DUF2087 domain-containing protein — protein sequence MELSNLFWDASLEELKQGYIEEKDSFTCLLCGEKIEKGIVYPYKDRLYEAERYMRIHIETAHNSVFDYLLSMDKKLTGLTDHQKSLLQLFHQGKSDKDIQKELDMGSTSTIRHHRFALKEKERQAKTFLAIMELLKAKDEYAPAFLPVHKTATMVDDRYNITEEEQEKILKKYFPEGTDKPLVKFPPKEKQRLIVLREIAGQLQPEHTYGEKEINRALQGFYEDYALIRRYLIDYGFLDRKLDGSEYWLKK from the coding sequence ATGGAATTATCAAATCTATTCTGGGACGCTTCTTTGGAGGAGCTTAAACAGGGCTATATCGAAGAAAAGGATTCATTTACATGCCTCTTATGCGGGGAAAAGATTGAAAAAGGGATTGTATATCCGTATAAAGATAGATTGTACGAAGCGGAACGGTATATGCGCATTCATATCGAAACGGCGCATAACTCGGTGTTTGATTATTTGCTGTCCATGGATAAGAAGCTTACAGGGCTTACCGATCATCAAAAAAGTCTTCTGCAGCTTTTTCATCAGGGTAAAAGCGATAAGGACATTCAGAAAGAACTGGACATGGGGAGCACCTCGACCATCCGCCATCACCGTTTTGCTTTAAAGGAAAAGGAACGGCAGGCGAAGACCTTCCTGGCAATCATGGAATTGCTGAAGGCAAAGGATGAGTACGCACCAGCGTTCCTGCCTGTCCATAAAACAGCCACGATGGTGGATGACCGCTATAACATTACAGAAGAAGAACAGGAGAAAATCCTTAAGAAATACTTCCCTGAAGGCACTGATAAGCCCCTCGTAAAGTTTCCGCCAAAGGAGAAGCAAAGGCTGATTGTGCTGCGGGAGATTGCCGGGCAGCTTCAGCCTGAGCACACATATGGCGAGAAAGAGATAAATCGGGCATTGCAGGGCTTTTATGAGGATTATGCTTTGATCAGACGATATTTGATCGATTATGGATTTTTGGACCGGAAGCTGGATGGCAGCGAGTATTGGCTTAAAAAATAG
- a CDS encoding DUF3574 domain-containing protein, translating to MLERKRIAYWVIPLILFICFLGSAVYTAGQPEAASGKNQSALKGQYYLEDVVKIYVPSTYDVDQPIDNTPYVNKTLEKFSGMFGGATAVDGTGAWLSDDEQLVKEKVTIVYSFAEDLDKKKIKEVVAYAKSLKEEMKQSSVSLEVNGKMYFIE from the coding sequence GTGTTGGAAAGGAAAAGAATTGCCTATTGGGTTATCCCTCTCATCCTGTTCATTTGCTTTTTGGGAAGTGCTGTCTATACTGCAGGGCAGCCGGAAGCAGCGAGCGGTAAGAACCAATCCGCCCTAAAAGGGCAATATTATCTTGAAGACGTGGTAAAAATTTATGTGCCATCCACCTATGATGTTGATCAGCCAATTGATAATACTCCCTATGTGAACAAAACTTTAGAAAAATTTTCGGGAATGTTTGGAGGGGCAACAGCTGTTGATGGAACAGGTGCATGGCTGTCTGATGACGAGCAGCTTGTAAAGGAGAAAGTGACAATCGTGTACAGCTTTGCAGAGGATCTTGACAAGAAAAAGATTAAGGAAGTAGTTGCCTATGCCAAATCTTTAAAGGAAGAAATGAAACAATCATCCGTATCACTTGAAGTCAACGGAAAGATGTATTTTATTGAATAA
- a CDS encoding NAD/NADP-dependent octopine/nopaline dehydrogenase family protein, with the protein MSYAIIGAGNTGQAIAGYLSLQGEEVKLYSRDSRKAELISRKGLTLKGVYSGKVHLKASVDLKEVIDEAEFIIISTTAFGHRPIFNQLKPLIKANQTIVIFPGYWGAVECKEILGEEFEKKNITIAETSAMPFVSKADYNGNVSINKVKKNVQIGSISHSANTPISKKFLKTFPQLTPTKNVFETSINNTNVIIHTPIAIFNASRIDASEEFQFYPQGASQKTVSYIEKIDEERLRIAKILEIETQDTLTLLNEFYESDYSSLYKALSGLFPKGSGPVSLDHRYLIEDIPYGLVPISELGKLAGVKTPYTDAIIQTASLLMERDFRKEGVDFKGLTREDVQALRGVIQ; encoded by the coding sequence ATGTCGTATGCCATCATTGGTGCTGGCAACACAGGGCAGGCTATTGCAGGTTATCTTTCTTTACAAGGCGAGGAGGTGAAATTATATAGCAGAGACTCCCGAAAAGCAGAGCTGATTTCCCGAAAGGGACTTACCCTTAAAGGTGTGTATTCAGGCAAAGTTCATTTAAAAGCATCGGTTGATTTAAAAGAAGTAATAGATGAAGCTGAGTTTATAATTATTTCAACTACAGCGTTTGGACACAGACCGATCTTTAATCAGCTAAAGCCATTAATAAAAGCCAATCAGACGATTGTGATTTTTCCAGGGTATTGGGGAGCGGTCGAATGCAAAGAAATCCTTGGTGAAGAATTCGAGAAAAAGAATATCACGATAGCAGAGACAAGTGCCATGCCTTTTGTCAGTAAAGCAGATTATAACGGAAACGTCTCTATCAATAAAGTTAAGAAAAACGTTCAAATAGGCTCCATTTCACATTCCGCAAATACTCCAATCTCTAAAAAGTTCCTAAAAACTTTTCCGCAATTAACACCGACTAAGAATGTCTTTGAAACTTCCATAAATAATACAAATGTTATTATCCACACGCCAATTGCCATATTTAATGCCAGCAGGATTGACGCTTCAGAGGAGTTTCAATTCTACCCGCAAGGTGCTTCACAAAAAACCGTTTCATATATTGAAAAAATTGATGAAGAAAGACTTCGCATAGCAAAAATTCTAGAGATAGAGACTCAGGATACCTTAACTTTATTAAATGAATTCTACGAATCGGATTATTCAAGCTTATATAAAGCTTTATCGGGATTATTCCCTAAAGGCAGCGGACCTGTATCATTGGACCATAGGTATTTAATAGAAGATATTCCTTATGGTCTTGTTCCGATATCTGAATTAGGGAAATTGGCAGGAGTAAAGACTCCTTACACTGACGCCATTATTCAAACAGCTTCCTTGTTAATGGAAAGGGATTTTCGAAAGGAAGGAGTCGATTTTAAGGGGTTAACAAGGGAGGATGTGCAAGCCCTTAGAGGAGTTATTCAGTGA
- a CDS encoding CBO0543 family protein, with the protein MHTVKHLKGSSSQPLRKKPSGIRSYMPAMLLASLLGTYLDLYFIGKGMYYFPNRPFSAIFSINILFTLAVLPIFMIPLLKIMKSLKGWLKGMFVLSISLAMAALEKMGEDMGMFVHAENWHHHYTFVGYSLFIGLITAFHGWINKKNKE; encoded by the coding sequence ATGCATACTGTAAAACACTTGAAAGGCTCGAGCTCGCAGCCCTTGCGAAAAAAGCCGTCTGGAATTAGAAGCTATATGCCGGCCATGCTATTGGCATCGCTGTTAGGCACATACTTAGATTTGTATTTTATCGGGAAGGGGATGTACTACTTCCCGAACCGGCCATTCTCAGCCATTTTTTCAATCAATATACTGTTCACCCTGGCAGTCCTTCCTATCTTCATGATTCCATTATTAAAAATCATGAAAAGCCTGAAGGGCTGGTTAAAAGGGATGTTTGTTTTATCCATCAGCTTAGCAATGGCAGCCTTGGAAAAAATGGGAGAGGACATGGGAATGTTTGTCCATGCAGAAAACTGGCATCATCATTATACCTTTGTGGGATACAGCCTATTTATCGGATTGATCACTGCGTTTCATGGATGGATCAATAAAAAGAATAAGGAATGA
- a CDS encoding Gfo/Idh/MocA family protein: protein MAVKNIGIIMNGVTGRMGTNQHLVRSIVAIREQGGVELANGDVIMPDPILVGRNKDKLQLLAEKHNISRWSTDLDECLADPHNVIYFDSQTTVRRADAIRKAIKAGKHIYCEKPTATSLEESIELAKLAYGAGVKNGVVQDKLFLPGLLKLKRLIDSGFFGKILSVQMEFGYWVFEGDWQAGQRPSWNYRKEDGGGIIVDMFAHWRYVLDNLFGNVESVSCLGKTHIPKRVDENGNTYVCTADDAAYATFELEGGIIAQVNSSWTVRVNREDLLTIQVDGTHGSAVAGLRDCKIQHRINTPKPVWNPDIENPFAFTEQWQTVPDNQVFDNGFKVQWELFLKHIAAGEPFPWDLLEGAKGTQLAELGLKSWEERRWVDVPELSLEVRKNGEAVNSAR, encoded by the coding sequence ATGGCAGTTAAAAATATTGGAATTATCATGAACGGTGTGACCGGTAGGATGGGAACGAATCAGCATCTAGTGAGATCTATCGTGGCAATCCGCGAGCAAGGCGGGGTGGAGCTGGCGAATGGTGATGTCATAATGCCGGACCCCATTCTTGTTGGAAGAAACAAAGATAAACTGCAATTGCTAGCTGAAAAGCACAATATCAGCCGATGGAGCACAGACCTTGATGAGTGCCTGGCAGATCCGCATAATGTAATTTATTTTGATTCTCAAACCACCGTCCGCAGGGCAGATGCGATTCGGAAAGCCATAAAAGCCGGAAAGCATATTTACTGTGAAAAGCCAACTGCCACAAGCTTGGAGGAATCTATTGAGCTGGCAAAGCTGGCGTATGGGGCTGGGGTGAAAAATGGGGTTGTGCAGGATAAATTATTCCTGCCTGGACTATTAAAATTAAAGAGACTGATAGATTCAGGGTTCTTCGGCAAAATCCTATCCGTTCAGATGGAATTTGGCTATTGGGTATTTGAAGGGGATTGGCAGGCTGGACAGAGGCCATCCTGGAATTACCGCAAGGAGGATGGAGGCGGAATTATTGTTGATATGTTCGCCCATTGGCGATATGTTCTCGACAACCTGTTTGGCAATGTAGAGTCTGTTTCCTGCCTGGGTAAAACCCATATTCCAAAACGGGTCGATGAGAATGGAAATACGTACGTGTGCACAGCCGATGATGCAGCATATGCAACCTTTGAACTCGAAGGCGGCATTATTGCACAGGTGAATTCCTCCTGGACTGTCCGGGTTAATCGGGAAGACTTATTAACGATTCAAGTAGATGGCACACACGGAAGCGCTGTAGCTGGTTTAAGAGATTGCAAGATTCAACATCGCATCAATACACCGAAGCCTGTATGGAATCCTGACATTGAGAATCCTTTTGCATTTACAGAACAATGGCAAACAGTCCCGGATAACCAGGTTTTTGATAATGGCTTCAAGGTCCAGTGGGAGCTGTTTTTGAAGCATATTGCAGCCGGTGAACCGTTTCCTTGGGATTTGCTCGAGGGTGCCAAAGGAACTCAGCTGGCTGAACTAGGGCTTAAATCGTGGGAGGAGCGGCGCTGGGTTGATGTACCGGAATTAAGCCTGGAGGTGAGAAAGAATGGTGAAGCAGTTAACTCTGCCAGATAA
- a CDS encoding sugar phosphate isomerase/epimerase family protein, with product MENYERLSLNQITTEQWNLKEAIEGCARAEVPWIAPWRHKVEELGLGTSKRLIKDAGLKVSSLCRGGMFPAGTPSERQKRIEDNKRAVEEAAELGTDVLVLVCGPSPDRDIVSARQMVEEGISQLVPFAESHGVKLGIEPLHPMYAAERSVVVSMDLANTLAEAYRPEQVGVVVDVFHVWWDPGLYNQISRAKGRILGFHVSDWLVPTPDMLKGRGMMGDGVIEINRIRKAVEETGYSGPIEVEIFNDQIWSQPADDTLIQMKESYLKHV from the coding sequence GTGGAAAATTATGAGCGTTTAAGTCTAAATCAAATTACGACAGAGCAATGGAATTTAAAAGAAGCCATCGAGGGATGTGCCCGGGCAGAAGTTCCCTGGATCGCCCCCTGGCGGCATAAGGTAGAGGAGTTGGGCCTAGGCACAAGCAAACGGCTGATCAAGGATGCGGGATTAAAGGTTTCCAGTTTGTGCAGAGGCGGCATGTTTCCCGCTGGAACTCCATCTGAGCGGCAAAAAAGAATAGAAGATAATAAAAGAGCGGTGGAAGAAGCTGCCGAGCTGGGTACGGATGTTCTCGTTCTGGTCTGCGGGCCGTCTCCTGACCGGGACATTGTATCTGCCCGGCAAATGGTCGAGGAAGGAATCTCCCAGCTGGTTCCATTCGCGGAATCGCATGGAGTGAAATTAGGAATCGAGCCGCTGCACCCTATGTATGCGGCGGAACGGTCGGTGGTCGTTTCTATGGACCTGGCTAACACTCTTGCGGAAGCATACCGGCCTGAACAGGTAGGTGTCGTTGTCGATGTCTTTCATGTATGGTGGGATCCCGGCTTATATAACCAGATCAGCCGGGCCAAAGGCCGAATCTTAGGCTTCCATGTTTCCGATTGGCTCGTTCCTACACCTGATATGCTGAAGGGACGGGGCATGATGGGCGACGGAGTAATTGAAATCAACCGCATCCGCAAGGCTGTAGAGGAAACAGGCTACTCGGGGCCCATTGAAGTGGAAATTTTCAATGATCAAATCTGGAGCCAGCCTGCCGATGATACATTAATTCAAATGAAAGAAAGCTACTTGAAGCATGTGTAG
- a CDS encoding GntR family transcriptional regulator, whose translation MPNQPIAEEELAKELEISRTPLREAMQRLELEELVVRQTNGRLKVAPVSAQEVRELFLIRSMLEGIVAAEAAEKCTEQDIRHLSYFARMIKQTAYEGNMEDISHFGSQFHTYLYELSQNKTAVKILRQLNDHIMRYRRLAHFIDTKETSFEHEVILNFIVKKDKHNAEAMMKKHVLNSMEKAVTAIKQYENKVNEIK comes from the coding sequence ATGCCAAATCAGCCTATTGCAGAGGAGGAATTGGCTAAAGAGCTGGAAATTAGCCGAACTCCGCTCCGTGAAGCCATGCAGAGGCTTGAACTTGAGGAATTGGTAGTCAGACAGACGAATGGGCGGTTAAAGGTTGCACCTGTATCCGCACAAGAAGTGAGAGAGCTCTTTCTTATCCGCAGTATGCTGGAAGGCATTGTTGCAGCCGAAGCAGCAGAAAAATGCACAGAACAGGATATAAGGCATTTATCTTATTTTGCCCGCATGATCAAACAAACGGCTTATGAAGGTAACATGGAAGATATCAGCCATTTCGGGAGTCAATTTCATACGTATCTCTATGAACTAAGCCAAAACAAAACAGCTGTAAAAATACTTAGGCAGCTTAACGATCATATTATGCGTTATAGGAGGCTCGCTCATTTTATAGATACAAAAGAGACATCCTTTGAACATGAAGTGATTCTGAATTTTATAGTAAAGAAAGATAAACACAATGCCGAAGCTATGATGAAAAAGCATGTATTAAATTCTATGGAGAAGGCTGTAACAGCTATAAAACAGTATGAAAACAAGGTGAATGAGATTAAATAG
- a CDS encoding energy-coupling factor transporter transmembrane component T family protein has translation MAAIDFVSNLDEETWVHKLDPRAKLCLILGFVIIPLLFMDPLYLTGILLLGMVLWFSAKIKIKPILPLLVTILILAMSAIVFATFYNYNQPDETILFSIGSLQATDVGLYSGLILGYRIGIPCFMTIIIISTTDPALLAKGLMKMKVPINVAFMFLGTLRFFPLVFEELTNISNAQTIRGVNKKGMRGSWNSFKLAVFPLLINSLRKSRTMGLAVESKGFSKMAWKEYYQDMKLKKMDWFAIAFTIIFFAGAIYIRFILGLGGSNSIVYS, from the coding sequence ATGGCGGCAATTGATTTTGTTTCCAACTTGGATGAAGAAACTTGGGTGCATAAACTTGATCCAAGGGCAAAATTATGTTTAATTCTGGGCTTTGTGATCATTCCGCTTTTATTTATGGATCCTCTATATTTAACAGGAATCCTTCTATTGGGAATGGTGCTGTGGTTTTCGGCAAAGATCAAGATCAAACCGATTCTTCCTTTGCTGGTGACCATCTTAATTCTAGCCATGTCAGCAATCGTGTTTGCGACGTTTTACAATTACAATCAGCCGGATGAAACCATCTTATTTTCAATCGGTTCTCTTCAGGCAACGGATGTTGGCCTTTATTCAGGCTTAATCCTGGGATATCGGATTGGCATCCCCTGTTTTATGACGATCATAATCATTTCTACCACAGACCCTGCCCTATTGGCTAAGGGGTTAATGAAAATGAAAGTGCCGATTAATGTGGCGTTTATGTTCCTTGGCACTTTGCGATTTTTTCCGCTGGTTTTTGAAGAACTGACGAATATATCAAATGCCCAGACCATTCGAGGAGTCAATAAAAAAGGGATGAGAGGAAGCTGGAATAGTTTTAAACTGGCTGTATTTCCGCTCTTAATCAATTCCTTGAGAAAAAGCCGGACAATGGGTCTGGCTGTGGAAAGCAAAGGCTTTAGTAAAATGGCATGGAAAGAATACTATCAAGATATGAAGTTAAAAAAAATGGATTGGTTTGCAATCGCCTTCACCATTATCTTCTTTGCTGGTGCCATCTATATTCGATTCATCCTGGGGCTGGGAGGATCAAATTCAATCGTCTACAGCTAA
- a CDS encoding dihydrodipicolinate synthase family protein, which produces MVKQLTLPDKNGKSYEYHAGNQKVFILPEGPFKSRIAFSAAHVVCDPLADSDPVLEAKIDWENTLAYRRHLWSMGLSVAEAMDTAQRGMGLNWEHAKELIRRSAAEAKAEGGRIACGAGTDQLLPGPSVTLADVQAAYEEQCEFVELHNSQIILMASRALADCAQGPEDYERIYANILRQVSKPVILHWLGDMFDPSLKGYWGYKNLDDAMEVCLNVIWDNKDKVDGIKISLLDASREIEMRRLLPPGVKMYTGDDFNYPELIKGDEHGYSHALLGIFDAIAPAAAAALHALDDRDYESYHALLEKTVPLSRHIFQAPTYSYKTGIVFMAYLNGHQSHFRMIGGAESARSIVHLSELFVLADQAGLLSDPELAAERMKLVLNLAGIRQEEYSSGKL; this is translated from the coding sequence ATGGTGAAGCAGTTAACTCTGCCAGATAAAAACGGCAAGTCATATGAATATCACGCTGGGAATCAGAAAGTTTTCATCCTGCCGGAAGGCCCTTTCAAAAGCAGGATCGCCTTTTCAGCTGCCCATGTGGTTTGTGATCCTCTCGCAGATTCCGATCCCGTTTTAGAGGCAAAGATCGACTGGGAAAACACCTTAGCTTATCGAAGACATCTATGGTCTATGGGTCTCTCGGTGGCAGAGGCGATGGATACGGCCCAGCGCGGAATGGGACTTAATTGGGAGCATGCAAAGGAGCTGATTCGCCGGTCGGCGGCGGAGGCAAAAGCAGAGGGTGGCAGGATAGCATGCGGAGCCGGGACAGATCAGCTGCTCCCTGGCCCATCCGTCACCTTAGCGGATGTTCAGGCTGCCTATGAGGAGCAATGCGAATTTGTGGAATTGCATAACTCGCAAATCATCCTGATGGCAAGCAGGGCTCTGGCAGATTGTGCCCAAGGCCCTGAGGATTATGAGAGGATTTATGCCAATATTTTAAGACAGGTCTCTAAGCCGGTTATCCTTCACTGGCTTGGCGACATGTTTGATCCATCCTTAAAAGGATACTGGGGCTATAAGAATCTGGATGATGCGATGGAAGTCTGTCTGAATGTCATTTGGGATAACAAAGACAAAGTCGACGGAATTAAAATCTCTCTTCTTGATGCTTCCCGTGAAATAGAAATGCGCCGGCTTCTTCCACCAGGTGTGAAAATGTATACCGGTGATGATTTCAATTATCCTGAACTGATTAAAGGGGATGAACATGGATACAGCCATGCCCTGCTGGGGATTTTTGACGCCATCGCACCAGCTGCAGCTGCAGCCCTGCATGCTCTGGATGATCGTGACTATGAGTCCTATCATGCATTATTGGAAAAAACAGTTCCGCTGTCACGTCATATTTTCCAGGCGCCAACTTATTCCTATAAAACCGGTATCGTCTTCATGGCTTATCTGAACGGGCACCAATCCCATTTCCGCATGATTGGCGGGGCTGAGAGTGCAAGGTCCATCGTGCATCTGTCGGAGCTGTTTGTATTGGCAGACCAGGCCGGACTGCTGTCGGACCCTGAGCTTGCTGCAGAAAGAATGAAGCTGGTATTGAATTTAGCCGGAATTCGTCAGGAGGAGTATTCCAGTGGAAAATTATGA
- the shc gene encoding squalene--hopene cyclase, translating into MTDTVSSMNNLITLLRKDQSPDGSWNYPFETGISTDAYMIILLKTLEIHDEKLIQGLAARIISKQEENGAWKIFEDEKDGNATATLEAYYGLLYSGYIQKEDPRMKAAREFILEHGGMESVNVFTKIMLSSTGQYKWPESFPVPVEIMLLPLSFPFNFYQFSVYGRVNLAPILILAEKKFSIKTKNSPDLSDLLLTRSGEVPWDIQPEYRSLLSFIKEGVEDLLGLPEQFHSLAMDRANKYMLERIEPDGTFYSYFSSTFLMIFALLSLGYSKDDPIVKNAVAGLKSLRTDIDGLPHMQYANAGVWNTSLINAALQLAGLSPEDSAVKKANTYLLQRQHDQFGEWVIHNPNALPGGWGFSDVNTRNPDIDDTTASLRAIARSVEDNSKNQEAWNRGTQWLLSMQNDDGGWPSFERNTENPWLDFLPIEKGEYIFGDPTSADLTGRTLEFLGNYTNLPDHDPAVQNAINWLLNNQEQNGSWYGRWGVCYIYGTWAAVTGLIASGMSKDHPSIQKAADWLKGIQNEDGGWGESCLSDSKKSYVPLHASTLTDTAWALDALITAEDQPTEEIQKGIHCLVHSIDKEDWTTAYPKGQAMAGSFYIHYHSYRYIFPLMALAHYHRKFG; encoded by the coding sequence ATGACTGATACGGTTTCTAGCATGAACAATCTCATCACCCTGTTAAGAAAAGACCAGTCTCCTGATGGTTCCTGGAATTATCCATTTGAAACTGGCATTTCAACAGATGCTTATATGATCATTTTATTAAAGACACTGGAGATACATGATGAAAAATTAATACAGGGGCTGGCAGCAAGGATCATAAGCAAACAGGAGGAAAATGGCGCCTGGAAGATTTTTGAGGATGAAAAGGATGGAAATGCAACTGCCACTTTGGAGGCTTATTACGGGCTATTATATTCGGGTTATATTCAGAAGGAAGATCCCCGAATGAAAGCCGCCAGGGAATTCATACTGGAGCATGGCGGTATGGAAAGCGTGAATGTTTTCACAAAAATTATGCTTTCCTCTACAGGACAGTATAAATGGCCTGAATCCTTTCCGGTTCCCGTAGAGATTATGCTTCTGCCTCTCTCCTTCCCGTTTAACTTTTATCAGTTTTCCGTGTATGGGCGTGTAAATCTGGCTCCGATTTTGATTCTGGCAGAGAAAAAGTTCAGCATCAAAACGAAAAACAGCCCCGACCTTTCAGATTTACTTTTAACAAGGTCAGGAGAAGTCCCATGGGATATCCAGCCGGAATACCGGTCATTATTATCATTCATCAAAGAAGGAGTAGAAGATCTTTTAGGACTGCCTGAACAGTTTCACTCATTGGCTATGGACCGGGCCAATAAATATATGCTCGAGCGGATTGAACCGGATGGAACATTCTATAGTTATTTCAGTTCTACCTTTTTAATGATCTTTGCACTCCTGTCTCTTGGCTACTCCAAGGATGATCCGATTGTAAAAAATGCGGTCGCAGGGCTGAAATCGCTCAGGACTGACATCGATGGTCTCCCCCATATGCAGTATGCTAACGCCGGTGTCTGGAATACTTCTCTGATTAATGCAGCTCTCCAGTTAGCCGGCCTTTCACCGGAAGATTCTGCTGTAAAGAAAGCAAATACCTATTTGCTGCAGCGTCAGCATGATCAGTTTGGAGAGTGGGTTATTCATAATCCGAATGCTCTGCCGGGTGGATGGGGATTTTCCGACGTAAACACCCGCAATCCCGATATAGACGATACAACTGCTTCGTTAAGAGCGATAGCCAGGAGTGTGGAGGACAATTCAAAAAATCAGGAGGCCTGGAATCGGGGCACCCAATGGCTGCTATCCATGCAAAATGATGATGGAGGCTGGCCCTCCTTTGAAAGAAACACCGAGAATCCATGGCTTGACTTCCTGCCAATTGAAAAGGGTGAATATATATTTGGAGACCCCACATCTGCAGACCTGACCGGAAGGACACTGGAGTTTTTAGGGAATTATACAAACCTGCCTGATCATGACCCTGCAGTTCAAAACGCCATTAACTGGCTGTTGAACAACCAGGAACAGAATGGCTCATGGTATGGCAGATGGGGTGTTTGCTATATTTATGGCACGTGGGCAGCCGTAACAGGGCTTATTGCTTCAGGCATGTCAAAAGACCATCCTTCCATCCAAAAAGCCGCTGACTGGCTGAAGGGTATTCAAAACGAGGATGGCGGCTGGGGAGAATCCTGCCTGAGTGACAGCAAGAAATCATATGTTCCTTTGCATGCAAGTACCTTAACTGACACGGCATGGGCGCTGGATGCCTTAATTACAGCGGAAGATCAGCCAACCGAAGAAATCCAGAAAGGAATTCATTGCCTGGTCCATTCAATTGATAAAGAGGATTGGACAACAGCCTATCCAAAAGGGCAGGCTATGGCAGGAAGCTTTTACATCCATTATCATAGCTATCGGTATATTTTCCCCCTGATGGCTTTGGCTCATTATCATCGGAAGTTCGGATGA